The Candidatus Zixiibacteriota bacterium genome segment TATGGATGTTTTTATTATTCAATCCACAAATCCTCCAGCTGAAAACCTTCTCGAACTTTTAATAATGGCGGATGCCGCCAAACGCGCCTCGGCTCATCGGATTACCGCTGTTATACCGTATTTTGGTTATGCCCGAGCCGACAGGAAAGACCAACCGCGAGTGGCAATAACCTCGAAATTGATTGCCAACATGGTAACTACTGCCGGTTTTGATAGGGTGTTACTCCTGGATCTTCATGCCTCACAGATTCAGGGATTTTTTGATATCCCTACCGATCATTTATACTCAGCAAGGATATTCAATCGTTTCTTTATCAAACAAAATTATAAAGATGTTATTGTGGTTTCTCCCGATGTTGGTTCAACCAAGATTTCTCGAGCTTTTGCATCGGTTTTGGATGCCAGCTTAGCTATTATCGATAAACGCCGGCCCGAACCTAATAAAGCTGAGGTTATGAATATTATTGGCGATGTTAAAGGTAAAAATGTTATTATCCGTGATGATATGGTTGATACGGCCGGAACATTGATTAAAGGAGCTGAGGCATTGGCTAATGCTGGAGCAAAATCAATAATCGCCTGCTGTACTCATGGCGTATTATCCGGCAAAGCGGTTGAAAATCTGAACAAAAGCGTTATTGAGAAGATATATATTACAGACACAGTTAATCAGGATTCCAATAAACTTCCTGAGAAATTCGAGATTTTATCGGTGGCTGAACTTCTTGGGGAAGCCATCTTGAGGATACATGCAGAGCGTTCGGTATCGAGTTTATTCGATTAATCTTTTACGATTGGTTTGAATAAATAGGAAACTAATAAGGTTTTAAAATGAAAAAATTAGCTTGACTGGGACCTATTTAAAAACAGGCAAAAGCTGCGGCAAGCTTATTTTCAATGTTGTGAATATAAATATTTTGAATGATTTAATTAAGGAGAATACAAAATGAAAGAAGTTGTTATAGAGGCAGCCGCTCGGACGAAAGCCGGAAAGGGAGTCGCTCGAAAATTGCGGGCGTCAAAAATGATTCCTGCTGTTGTTTACGGCAAAGGCGAAGAGCCGAAACCGCTGGAAGTAGATTTAGAACATTTTCATCAAATCTATCATGAGCTTCACGGAGAAAACGCCTTAATCAACCTTAAAATCGACGGTCAAAAATCAGAGAAGAAAGCTCTTATCCGTGATATGCAGCATGACCCTGTTTATGGCGATCTCCTTCATGTAGATTTTCAAAATATCTCGATGGACCAGAATATTCGTCTTTCTATACCGGTGCATCTTAGCGGCACTGCTCAAGGTGTTAAAACATATAGCGGAATTCTTCAGTGGTCTATTAGAGAACTTGATGTTTTAAGCCTGCCCGCTAATCTTCCCGATTATATCAATATCGCTATAGATGATCTTAATATTGGCGATTCAATTCATGTGAAAGATCTTGATTACCCGGATATTGAGTTTTTAAAGGATAAAAACGAGACCATAGTCAGCGTTATTGCGCCTACGGTTGTCCAGGTTGAGGCTGAAGAGGATGAAGAGGGTGAAGAGGTTGAGGAAGCTGCTCCTTCTACTGATGAGCAGGCTGAACCCGAAGTGATATCTGAAAAGAAAGCCGAGGAACGCAAGGCAGACAAAGAGAAAAAATAAAACAGGTAAAGATTAAAAAATCTTTGAATATACTTCAAACCGGCATTGAACGGAAATATTAATAGCGGAGATAATCAGTTGTCTCCGCTATAGTTTTTGATGTTCCTTCCTTTTTCTAAACTGCATTATTTATAAAACGGATTTCTTATTTAGAATCAGTTTTTAATCAATTGAACAATAATATGAATACACTACTGTCCGGCCTTTTGCATAGAATTCTTTAAATATTATCCAACAAGCGAAACTTGCTTGATTCGCAGCCCACAGAACAACAAGACATTGGAAAACTCCAGCAAACATCGCCATTCCACTTTTTGCTTTGCATAATATTTCATGCCTG includes the following:
- a CDS encoding ribose-phosphate pyrophosphokinase; its protein translation is MVKRIEVFVPDEIRIFTGNSNRSLAAKTANYIHQPISACKVKRFSDNEIFVKIDENIRGMDVFIIQSTNPPAENLLELLIMADAAKRASAHRITAVIPYFGYARADRKDQPRVAITSKLIANMVTTAGFDRVLLLDLHASQIQGFFDIPTDHLYSARIFNRFFIKQNYKDVIVVSPDVGSTKISRAFASVLDASLAIIDKRRPEPNKAEVMNIIGDVKGKNVIIRDDMVDTAGTLIKGAEALANAGAKSIIACCTHGVLSGKAVENLNKSVIEKIYITDTVNQDSNKLPEKFEILSVAELLGEAILRIHAERSVSSLFD
- a CDS encoding 50S ribosomal protein L25 codes for the protein MKEVVIEAAARTKAGKGVARKLRASKMIPAVVYGKGEEPKPLEVDLEHFHQIYHELHGENALINLKIDGQKSEKKALIRDMQHDPVYGDLLHVDFQNISMDQNIRLSIPVHLSGTAQGVKTYSGILQWSIRELDVLSLPANLPDYINIAIDDLNIGDSIHVKDLDYPDIEFLKDKNETIVSVIAPTVVQVEAEEDEEGEEVEEAAPSTDEQAEPEVISEKKAEERKADKEKK